The Cydia amplana chromosome 21, ilCydAmpl1.1, whole genome shotgun sequence genome includes a window with the following:
- the LOC134657920 gene encoding serine protease inhibitor 77Ba-like: MRIKVLILLILIASCYCDVEFSERPRNFSIELLYHTQKQTGGHVVISPFGIWTLMTGLAVGATGDSFEQLKVAFILPRSLKTVVSGYKDLTKSVLQRKSDGVTLTSKNFLFADDDFLLKPAFMQTITDKFDATVKILDFKNSDEAAAKANSFIQNSGARVTNVLSAEDFEQSRMILTNVISFKGLWTSPFNASHTTVEDFYNENKEVIGKVNMMHKKGEFPLANMIDLKSFVSELTYGTDAAYSMLVILPHPAIKVEEVYKTLEKITIPDIIAKLQEDENDYGLDEVEIKLPRFKISTNIVMNRPLNDMGVYDIFDPEYASFSRATNESIYVSAIVHKADIEVSETGTVASAVSTAYLSNRFGTTRLIADRPFLYFIIEKSTATVIFAGIYSKPSLY; encoded by the coding sequence ATGAGAATCAAAGTTTTAATATTGTTAATACTAATAGCATCCTGTTACTGTGATGTGGAATTCAGTGAACGACCAAGAAACTTTAGCATAGAGCTACTGTATCATACTCAGAAGCAAACTGGTGGCCATGTAGTGATATCCCCTTTCGGAATTTGGACACTCATGACCGGTTTGGCCGTGGGAGCGACTGGCGACAGCTTCGAGCAACTAAAAGTGGCTTTTATACTCCCCAGGAGTCTCAAAACCGTCGTATCAGGGTATAAAGACTTGACCAAATCAGTGCTTCAACGGAAATCAGACGGAGTAACTTTAACAAGTAAGAATTTTCTGTTCGCTGATGATGATTTCTTACTTAAACCAGCATTTATGCAGACTATTACTGATAAATTCGATGCTACTGTAAAAATACTTGATTTTAAAAACTCTGATGAAGCTGCCGCTAAAGCAAACAGTTTTATACAAAACTCCGGTGCTCGAGTTACAAATGTACTCAGTGCAGAAGATTTCGAACAATCCAGAATGATTTTGACAAATGTGATATCTTTCAAAGGACTCTGGACATCGCCTTTCAACGCAAGTCATACAACCGTTGAAGATTTCTATAACGAAAACAAAGAAGTAATAGGCAAAGTGAATATGATGCATAAAAAAGGAGAATTCCCCTTAGCAAATATGATAGATCTGAAATCTTTCGTTTCTGAACTGACTTACGGAACTGATGCGGCGTATTCCATGCTTGTGATCCTGCCTCATCCAGCTATTAAAGTTGAAGAAGTATATAAGACTCTTGAGAAAATCACCATACCTGATATAATAGCGAAACTCCAAGAAGATGAAAATGACTACGGTTTAGATGAAGTCGAAATTAAGCTACCAAGATTTAAAATAAGCACTAATATAGTCATGAATAGACCTTTGAATGATATGGGTGTTTATGATATTTTCGATCCAGAATATGCTAGTTTTAGCAGAGCGACGAATGAGAGTATATATGTGTCGGCAATAGTTCACAAAGCTGATATAGAAGTGAGTGAAACAGGGACGGTGGCGTCGGCGGTATCTACAGCGTATTTGAGTAATAGATTTGGTACAACTCGATTGATTGCCGATAGACCTTTTCTGTACTTCATAATTGAGAAGTCGACAGCTACTGTGATTTTTGCCGGCATTTATTCTAAGCCTTCTTtgtactaa